ATTGATGTCCATCATACTGACCAACATTTTCTACTGAATTGCCATAAAATCTAAAGTCCATGCAAAATATTACACACATTTTATCATCCAGTAATTCACTCACTGGTATAGAAGAGCCATTTATTATTACACAATTGAAGACCAGTACAGGTCAAAATATGTTATTATAACTGgcatttatatatattgtaacttttattacaaaacaataatgtaattttattgtaacaccAATAAtagtcactttctacaatttaattctactcccgtcaacaatgggatttccactccacacagtaacacagacgacaatggcaatttacttggattattgagaacaacaatgaactgttaatcttaactaatgttcacaaagcactatttacaaaacagaactgtcattTCTCTGTTCACAGttagtttgccttggctagttcttctagctcagtcactcgagttcacagtatctcgaaccccagaccttcagagatagTCCACttaacttcgaactcaggtcccccaactgcggtccattgcactcgaactcagggcttcggatgctcacacagttgaggacacactcaagtcgacggtctcgaagctggcttcactgctacacaagactggctggcttgctgtccgattacaacaacactgctcaagttcactcgcgtgtcgtaatttataaccaaaccatagctaCGAGAATGTACGATTTCGCGAACAATCTTCAGATACCGAGAGGATGACgcctatccagacttctctggacttctcccctcagtcaccagctgcttacttCCCCCTCACCCTTCGTCGCGTCCGCGCCTCCACCTCACGCCCACtcttacgtctgtcccctccagacccgagAGGCTGCAACCTTCTTCACCGCGTTTTCTCTTGCGCCCccgacctctgtgggacgcgatcgactcccgactgtcacaaTATTTAAGTTAGGAATAGTGGTTTAAGTATTTACATAGATTAATTTATCAAACCACGAAttaataggtttgttccagcaagcaattcagaacgtgTCCCAAATACCGAATTTCTTTtgacgcatgcgccagttgtgtaaggtgtcagaactagtttgggattttacgttgttggaacgtttcttgaactatTCTTTCACGGCCTTTGAAGTTTCGGTTAAACaagcgttgagggacttccgccgattttggaatagacaccgacccacttaggttaatttcaattaagaaacacgccaaacgaattatctttgcaccaaaaatggatgctccctggaccaaattatcgtattttataattatttcaatgcaacaaaagtcagaagtcttgctaaaatcggcggaagtccctcaacgctcgtttcaccgaagtttcttctcatattaaaattattttcatcttcCGAACCTAATTCGTCATAatatatatcactatcaccttccaaatcactcatggtcgactattttttttttttattttaacctgcccaGTCTTGAAGCATTTTAAAcgtaacttcagattaaaccctctgcgcatgcgtcaacagttcagaatccccagttctgctcttaatcgagaaccaatttcactcgttctgaagcacgttggaacagggaaCTAGGAGTTCAGTATTAGTTCGGAATCAGTTCCAGTCTTGTAGAAATGCACATTGAGCCACTGTGCATGAATCGATTTCGAACcctgctggaacaaacctaatgtAAAACATGAAGCACAGAATGCCACATTAAATTAAGAATACTTGAGTTACTAAAGTCTTGACACTAAAAAATGAATAATACAGGAATTCTTAAGTTAAACTGGAAAGCCAAGGAAAAAACAGTAAAACTTACGTGACCTCCACtgtaattaagaaaatgaattaacatatGTCATTTTTGCTTTAAAGTTAACAGCACTATAGCCCTTGGAAGCATACATGCCGCTAATTACATCGagggaaaatattttatatttattacctATTGCTGTTGTTAACCAATGtcgagttcttggcaataaagccattaactctgtTGCTCTCCAAAATAGAAgatgtatttattactttaattcacGGTAAAACACTACTTTTTACCGATTCATTTGTAATGTGCTTTTGGTACAAGGAAAATACCAGTGTATAACGCAAAAATGGCCTAAGAATCGCCttatattgtacattttactGGATCAATTCGATCTTCTTTGCTATACTATTAAAACTTGCAACCTTACGTAAACCAATGTAAgatacaatttgtaaaataagttatttaattcGTGTTAAGTATTGAGAATTTACCAGTACTCTCAattcgaagtttttttttttagtaggttattttacaacgctttatcaacagctcaggttatttagcatctgaatgaaatgaaggtaataatgccaatgaaatgagtccggggtccagcaccgaaagttacccagcacttgctcatattgggttgagggaaaaccccagaaaaaccctcaaccaggtaacttgccccgaccgggaatcgaacccgggccacctgggttcgcggccagacgcgctagccattactccaaaggtgtggacttgAAGTTattatatgtagctaatcggcgatgtatgcaatggagggggaaaggaactggccaccctaccccattatctcctggcgtagttgcctcacttgtgagtttcagacctgtctttggacaattgactaaacaacaacaaccaaacaACTTATGCAGTAATAACAAGAATTCATATCGACCCTCTAGACTTTTTTTAACaacacatttcaaaataaaataaaactaaattgtaTTTATAACTGCGAATTACATAATTATAGATAAGATACAGAATATAACAATTCAAAAGTCGAATGGTCCATAGCCTTATGAATTTAACAACACACCCATTGATATCCTTCTCAAGATGTGAAAATTGAAAAGTTAAGTCTTACATGTCGAGAAAAACCAGCGACTTAGCTAACATTAGAAGTATAGGCTACTAATCAACATCTAACTTGAAATATTATGGTGTAAGTTGAAtatgatatattttgaatattaccTTGACGAAATTAATGagattaggcctaattaaaaaaatCGTTATGTTCAATTACATATAAAAACTTGCTAAAATCTTACGTACCATATCGCTCATGTAAACCATAATGTTCTGGGGAACTTTATCACTATCCTATCAAGTGCATAAAGCCTCATTATTGAAATCGCAGAAATCTGTCTCATATAATCAGTTGTACTTCCAATCACTTATAATATACTGTAGGTAAATATATTATCCTATAAGCAATAAGCCTAAGCAtaacatgtaaaacaatttttacgtaatttattccaAACAGCAATGAAAATAATGCAGTCTTCTCACCTAAACTCTTGAGTCGCCTGGAAACTTTCATCTTCTGTGATTGAAAACACACAAAGGAATCCTTCCCCACTTCGGAAATAGTTGTCCCTATGAAAAAATAACATCACGTAAACATAATATACCGGTATTCGCATGCACTTTAAATACACATTGACAAACATTAACACACACCTAATAGCAGCATAATCTTCCTGTCCTGCTGTATCTAGAATATCAATCTGTACTTCTTCACCATCCAAAACCACTTTTTTACGATATGAATCTGCTTTTGTAGGTTCATAATCTTCAACGAACTGAAAATGACAGAAACTACATTAGAATGTACTCTTACATTTGAGTAGTTGAACTAGGTGTATTTCTGAACTTATCTAACCTCATCATACATAAACTGAAGTGTCAGGGCTGATTTTCCAACACCGCCACTCCCCACCATAATAACTTTGTGAAGTGCAGGTTGTTGATTCGGTTTTTTCGACATGATGTCACCTATGGATATGTTCAATCCTAATGATAAATGCtgaaaaataaaagtgacagATGAGATGAAGTCAACTATGTTGTTTTACTAAAAAAAACGTTATCAAACACATTTAAATATGGGTCACTACAACAATTATACCCACTGGTTAAAAAATATACCAGTGTTTACGAATATATCTGACTAGGTCACATAATTCTCACACAGCACTATGCTTCATACCGGTAGTAGGCAATGTTCTTTGATCCAGTTCTTCACGCTCGAGGAAGTTGTAAAGATTCAACGGTCACGTATTCATATGTTAAATTTGGAATCTGAAAAAAAGTATATGTAACAGTACTATACTTCTATGAAATTTTTCCAAGTAACTGGAAACTCAACACATTACAGTTATACTACAACATTAATCACAATTTAAGAGGCGTTGTCTGCTTCCAACCAAAGCCAACACCATTGAGTCGTTGACCTTTCTAATtgttttcaaattaatgtagttacAATTCAAACCGTCACTTTACCATTATATATATTGCATGCCTAGTACTTTAAAGTATCTCTTAAATATCAATTTAATAACTATGATTTAGAAAATTTACCTctggaactgaattattatttttggttTGAGGTTGACTAATCATTAGTCCATGGCAGTGTCGCCAATGTAAGTATGTCAATTAAGTAAATTTCTGTTTCTTGGCTcgtaaagaatttaaaaaaacaatagtgtaataggaacaaaaattataaattcgtATATAATAATCTCCACTTATTTATTGTGCAGGCCGGAATAATATGTCAACATGAATTGTTATGATTGCTTGATCTTGGTGACACTGTTCCTGACGCAATGTAGCCTTTCCTTTTTCCTGCCTAGTTTACAAGAAATCACGGTAGATTGCGTCAAATACGTGAGATGGTTGCAACCAATGAAGTGCGTTGGTTGATAAAATACACTCTATTGGTTGACAGAAAGGTTATGTTTATTTCGTTTGATTCGAAGCTCAAGAAATTGAGATCGTAtaataagaattttaaaatttcaattatgttGAGTGTACAATGCAAATTCTAcatgataatttatattttattcattatttcaggAGTTTACATATAGTATCTTATAACTATGAGTGGAGTAAGACTAGAGGTCCAATGGTCTCCAGTTCATCCTGATAAGTTCATTACATGGGGAACAGATATATATCTGTATGAAGTGGCATCTCTGAAAGATTCTCCAAAATTACCATGTAaggcaaaatattattttcatattgatgTCCAATGTGAAATGCGTCGAGATAATGAACATTTTCTCTTTCCAGTAAGTTCGAAGGTGTCTGACACAACAGCCGCAAATTTGTTGGCAACAAATTCAAATCATCGTTATGTAAAATGTATAGACATTTACCCGCAACCAGAACCTGATATTCTACTCGCTCTTGGTCAAGCTAATGGAAAAGTTGTTCTCACAACATTTGGTCCTACAGCATTTGATGCCCTCGGTCTCACAGGAAAGGAATTAGGTAATCAGAAAATAATACAAACTTGAATACAGGTACACCACTTTGTAACACGAAATGTGCAATAAAATcctattttattcattatattgtTACGTATTATGTCCACCGTTCATGTAGGTGTCACATATTTTGTCATTTATGCACACTGAATTGTTAACCGCTTGATACTATTTAATAGGAGTTACAAAATCTGCAGTCAGAGCCCGTTCTAATAACGGTAGGCGCAACAATAGTAGgaacatcagtagtagtagtagtagtatttagtatttatttatttaacctggtagagataaggccgccaggccttctctgcccctttaccaggggattacaactatagtttgaacaataaaattacaattaatattaaatttacaattacaattacaataaaaattaaagtacgacaagattacctgattaaatgaaagctagacattttatcatagaagttaagaacaagaatatttttgtatttactgaattacaaattgaacctacaataacaaacttctatagtgatgaaattaccggatattgaaatattttgtgataggttaagagaactatttacaagaaaccatgtctgaacgagtctcaattactgaccaagtgcctagtaagtttgcatttgaattcaagtttatttcgacagtccctgaagctagcaggtaacgaattccagagtcttggcagggctattgtgaaagaggatgagtatgaggaggtgcgatgggatggtattgttagtattgtttcatggcgagagcgtgtgttcagattgtggtgtaGTAGTAGGGCGTTTGATGAGGGAATAGCCAAGTGATAGGTAGCGAAGATTTGATAGATAGCCTTAGTATCTGTAACAAGGTTAGAAGGGTTTGATGATGGGATAGCTAAATGACATGTAGACTGAAGTCTGTGACAGGTTCAGTGTTTGCTTCAACTTTAGAGGGTGTTTGATGAAGGAATAGCCAAGTGACAGGTAGGCCAAGGTAGCCCTACTGTCTGTAACAAGTCCTTAAACATCTAAAAGCTCTCCATAAAACAATTGCCTTTCAATGGATTTCATCCAATGTTGGATTAGAAGGCAATGAAAAAGTTGACAAGTAGGCACATCAATCAGCCCACACTCTATCCCAGTAGAGGCATTCGAAAAATAGTGTCAAGACATCTTGGAATGGGACAAAAAAGAGACTGCAAAGCAATCAAAGCTCAAAAAGTGGACAAATATACAAGAAGGTCAGAAAAAACAAGAGAAAACTTAGAAAGGAAGCAGTAACAAGTTTTAGCCTAAAGACAGGGCATGACAGTCCTGCTCCACACCAGATGCAAATAGTCATCTACCAAAACggtgagacggtgtcgggtggagttcccgggtagctcagttggtaagaacgctggtatgttcaacccgaggtcccgggatcgatacccagccccggaacaatttttctctagaaa
This region of Periplaneta americana isolate PAMFEO1 chromosome 13, P.americana_PAMFEO1_priV1, whole genome shotgun sequence genomic DNA includes:
- the Rala gene encoding ras-related protein Ral-a isoform X2, whose product is MSKKPNQQPALHKVIMVGSGGVGKSALTLQFMYDEFVEDYEPTKADSYRKKVVLDGEEVQIDILDTAGQEDYAAIRDNYFRSGEGFLCVFSITEDESFQATQEFRDQILRVKNDENIPFLLVGNKSDLDEKRKVSLAESNARAQQWGVPYVETSAKTRDNVDKVFYDLMRKIAAQKAAENSVEKKEDMATKSCCAIL
- the Rala gene encoding ras-related protein Ral-a isoform X1 codes for the protein MSKKPNQQPALHKVIMVGSGGVGKSALTLQFMYDEFVEDYEPTKADSYRKKVVLDGEEVQIDILDTAGQEDYAAIRDNYFRSGEGFLCVFSITEDESFQATQEFRDQILRVKNDENIPFLLVGNKSDLDEKRKVSLAESNARAQQWGVPYVETSAKTRDNVDKVFFDLMREIRSRKIEDNKTSNGRGKDKSKRKKLKCVIL